In Equus caballus isolate H_3958 breed thoroughbred chromosome 26, TB-T2T, whole genome shotgun sequence, the following are encoded in one genomic region:
- the LOC100064470 gene encoding keratin-associated protein 11-1, whose translation MSYNCSTRHCSSRPIGGRCTVPVAQVSVPSTHDTDCLSGIYLPSSFQTGSWLLDHCQETCCEPPVCQPSCYQQTSCVSRPGQVTCSRQTTCVSNPCSTTCRQPLTFISSGCQPLGSISTVCQPVGGVSTVCQPACGVSRTYQQSCVSSCRRIC comes from the coding sequence ATGTCCTACAACTGCTCCACAAGGCACTGCTCTTCCAGGCCAATTGGAGGACGATGCACGGTCCCAGTGGCCCAAGTTTCCGTACCTTCTACCCATGATACCGACTGCCTGAGTGGCATCTACTTGCCCAGTTCCTTCCAAactggctcctggctcctggaCCACTGTCAGGAGACTTGTTGTGAGCCCCCTGTTTGCCAGCCAAGCTGTTACCAGCAAACGTCCTGCGTCTCTAGACCGGGCCAGGTGACCTGCTCTCGACAAACGACCTGTGTCTCTAATCCTTGCTCAACTACCTGCAGGCAGCCACTTACTTTCATCTCTAGTGGCTGTCAGCCTCTGGGCAGCATCTCTACTGTGTGCCAACCAGTGGGAGGAGTCTCCACTGTCTGCCAACCAGCCTGCGGGGTCTCCAGGACGTACCAGCAGTCCTGCGTGTCCAGCTGCCGAAGAATTTGCTAG